A single Oncorhynchus mykiss isolate Arlee chromosome 24, USDA_OmykA_1.1, whole genome shotgun sequence DNA region contains:
- the bud23 gene encoding probable 18S rRNA (guanine-N(7))-methyltransferase has protein sequence MASSCRRPEHMAPPEIFYNEEEAKKYSQNSRMIEIQSQMSERAVELLNLPEDQPCFLLDVGCGSGLSGDYLSEEGHFWVGVDISTAMLDVALDREVEGDLVLGDMGEGLPFRPGTFDGCISISALQWLCNADKKTHSPPKRLYTFFSTLYSSLSRGARAVFQLYPENSEQLELITSQAMKAGFSGGMVVDYPNSTKAKKFFLCLFAGFSGTLPKGLVSETVDRDVPNQVQFTGQRSRFRNMKGKSAKKGKDWVLEKKERRRRQGREVRADTKYTARQRRPHF, from the exons ATGGCCTCAAGTTGTCGAAGACCCGAGCATATGGCTCCGCCTGAAATT TTCTATAACGAAGAGGAGGCCAAGAAATATTCTCAGAA TTCTCGGATGATTGAGATCCAGAGCCAGATGTCTGAGAGAGCTGTGGAGCTGCTGAACCTGCCTGAGGACCAGCCCTGTTTCCTGCTCGATGTAGG GTGTGGCTCCGGGCTAAGTGGGGACTACCTGTCAGAGGAGGGACATTTCTGGGTTGGAGTGGACATCAGCACAGCCATGTTGG ATGTAGCGCTGGAtcgggaggtggagggagacctTGTGTTGGGGGATATGGGGGAGGGATTGCCCTTCAGGCCTGGGACCTTTGATGGCTGCATCAG TATTTCTGCTCTCCAGTGGCTCTGCAATGCTGACAAAAAGACTCACAGCCCCCCCAAGAGGCTCTACACCTTCTTCAGTACACTCTACTCCTCCCTG TCAAGAGGAGCCCGTGCAGTGTTTCAGCTTTACCCAGAGAACTCTGAGCAG CTGGAACTGATTACATCCCAGGCCATGAAGGCAGGCTTCAGTGGAGGCATGGTGGTGGACTATCCTAACAGCACCAAGGCCAAAAA GTTCTTCCTGTGTCTGTTCGCTGGGTTTTCAGGAACCCTACCCAAG GGGCTAGTGTCAGAGACAGTGGACAGGGACGTCCCAAATCAAGTCCAATTCACAGGACAGAG ATCTCGCTTTAGGAACATGAAGGGCAAGTCTGCAAAGAAGGGAAAAGACTGGGTCctagagaagaaggagaggaggagaagacagggcAG GGAAGTCCGAGCTGACACAAAGTACACTGCCCGACAGAGAAGGCCTCACTTTTAA
- the dnajc30b gene encoding dnaJ (Hsp40) homolog, subfamily C, member 30b, translated as MAEVSRRLGSGVYRFSAIRNAPTHSIPCAEDRPHETMSVAAAATSIIGARTFKAKVTGQGIYECHPVSTRDSQASSWEPERNNRKENAQECTETEHIHQILSRLKHENRLGYGTLLWSSSDLLLLDINAKPVIILATVQDSELRRSPLYLWPSVQPLSKGNLVTVHRMMCWNSRGVVMATLHPEIFGSPQQLQAFSTVMLTEQQSGRFRPHPEVLYSTRTYSWRSKNNQSDFPPLHRSRTAYYDILRVSPSATQSQIKTAYYKQSFIYHPDKNPDNEEATQRFSEITEAYSVLGSMALRRKYDRGILSGSDIRGAGRPSDREATSSNRASGPQQHQQQQRSRRFSNVGGKAMFDFDAFFQAHYGEQLQREKELRARRAQYQQKQQQDYKQWKLGKMLEITVGVLLAMGGVIFFSITRS; from the coding sequence ATGGCGGAGGTCAGTCGGAGATTGGGGAGCGGAGTTTACAGATTTTCAGCTATCAGAAACGCACCGACTCACTCCATCCCCTGCGCCGAAGATCGACCACACGAAACGAtgtcagtagcagcagcagcaacctCTATAATTGGAGCCAGAACCTTTAAAGCCAAGGTAACCGGACAAGGGATTTACGAATGTCACCCGGTGTCAACAAGGGACAGTCAGGCGAGTTCCTGGGAACCTGAACGTAACAACCGCAAAGAGAATGCACAGGAATGCACGGAGACAGAACACATTCATCAAATACTTTCTAGGCTAAAACATGAGAACAGACTGGGGTATGGGACATTACTTTGGTCAAGTAGTGATTTGCTTTTATTAGACATTAATGCTAAACCCGTTATCATATTAGCAACTGTTCAGGATAGTGAGCTCAGACGGTCACCATTGTACCTGTGGCCCAGTGTACAGCCTCTGTCCAAGGGTAACCTAGTAACAGTGCACAGGATGATGTGTTGGAATAGCAGAGGTGTTGTCATGGCCACCTTACACCCTGAAATCTTTGGGTCACCTCAGCAGCTCCAAGCATTCAGCACGGTCATGCTGACAGAGCAGCAGTCAGGCCGGTTTCGACCTCACCCAGAGGTCCTGTACTCCACCAGGACTTACAGCTGGAGGAGCAAAAACAACCAGTCAGACTTCCCGCCTCTTCACAGGAGCAGAACGGCCTACTACGACATCCTCCGAGTGTCCCCAAGCGCCACCCAATCCCAAATAAAAACAGCATATTACAAGCAGTCGTTCATCTACCACCCAGACAAGAACCCCGACAACGAGGAAGCCACCCAGCGTTTCTCTGAGATCACCGAGGCCTATAGCGTGCTGGGGAGCATGGCCCTGAGGAGGAAGTACGACCGCGGCATCCTCAGTGGGTCAGACATCCGGGGGGCAGGGAGACCCTCGGACCGGGAGGCCACCTCCAGCAACAGAGCCTCTGGCCCACAGCAGCATCAACAACAGCAGAGATCCCGACGGTTCTCCAACGTTGGAGGGAAGGCCATGTTTGACTTTGATGCCTTCTTCCAGGCTCACTATGGAGAGCAGCTGCAGAGGGAGAAGGAGCTGAGGGCCAGAAGGGCCCAGTACCAGCAGAAACAGCAGCAGGATTATAAGCAGTGGAAGCTGGGGAAGATGTTGGAGATTACTGTAGGGGTGCTGCTGGCCATGGGAGGAGTCATCTTCTTCAGTATCACCAGGTCCTGA